Genomic segment of Eremothecium sinecaudum strain ATCC 58844 chromosome VIII, complete sequence:
GCGAACTCAGTAGAGACTAACTGTATTAGCCTCGTATGTACAGCGTCAGACATGTGCGCATCTGACTCACGTGTTTTTGTATCACGTGATTCGTTTAAATCTTGAGCTACATTAATGAAGGTCTCCTGTAGACTGTCTGTAAACGAGGTCGGTAACTGCGGTGCAGGCGTTGGGGCTGGATTTCGCGGGTTTAGTGGAGCAACGGCGTACAGCTTTCTTTTGTAGATTTGCTGATCTAGTGAAGATGTAAGTGTGTCTGCGTACCTTGGCAGTAATGATTCTTGAAACCAGTCAAGGTACGATGTGATGTCCCGTGATTTTAGGGAAAGGATGTGTGAGGGCTGTCTGTGGGCTGATAGAGAGTGTATGGAGAAGTTTTGTGGGTTGTGATTTAGCCATGCGCGAATGAATGGTATACATGTGGGCTGACGCAATACCCAGCTCGTAGAAAGGATGTAATATGCAATTATCCGAACCTCAGGCACATTATGAAGTGCTGGCGGATGTGACGGGACTGTCTCAGGTACAGAAAAGTTCCCCGGATTGTCAACGAGGGTTACGAGAGTCTTGGTATAGATAAAGAACTCAGGCGGTAGAGCTGTTAACAAAAGCAGTCgaagcagaagaagatcAACAGATATCTGGTTTCGGAAATTGCGGCTAAATCCGACTTTCAGCGCAACTGATGCTGTTTTACGATATATCTGAGAACTGACAGGTAACGGTCCACCATCTAGAATCTGCAAATAGTATGAGGGAAGTTGCTTGCGCCACTGCGTAGGTAGAAGGTGGGAGGATCTAAAATACGGTAACTTCATTGAACAACTCCATCGTATAAAATCGCTAGGAAGGGCGGGTATCCTAAGATGTATGCATGCGAGATAAAGTAGGGAGATTGAAGCTGCCATAGAGAGGTTTAGCTGCTGTAGATCAGGGATATTATCCGCCTCTGCGTCTGAAGCAGGCGAAAGACTCTTGAGGTAAAAGAGCCAAAGCAGCTTTACAGTATCTTTATACTCTGGGGGAAAATCATGCTGCTCCATTAACCATTTGCACTGCTCCTTTAGTATGTGTTGGAAGCATTTTAAAAACAGTCTTTTGCCTTCTACACCAAATAACTTCTTATCATCTTCATGTATCTGTGAAGGACCTTGTGATTGAGAGAAGTTTAAGCTTGATTGGAAGTTACCAGTTGCATTGGTTGTGAGGTTGAGTCTCCTTGTAATTACGCCTGAAAGAGCGTCATCATCCTCGTTATTAAATTCTACATCGCCTTCCATAACATGCCCGTACTGGCAAGTTCTTCTGCCGTCAATAATTCGCCATAGCCTACTTCGGCAGTTATCGGTTCCACATACAGGCCCTCTGATATATGTTGACATAAACCTCTGTGTTGAGTTGAGCGATACGGTTTTTACGATGAGCAAGGTTTTTTTGTTTTCGCTTTTTAAGGGCCTCAAACAACTGTCAAGCCAAACATATTATTTATAGGCTAAAAGCTCAAGATCTTATTAATACATCAAAAATTATGTTAATTCCATTATTTACGGTTCGTCAAGTGTGAAAAAATAGGGTTGctattttaataattaTCTATGTCTGTGGTAACGATTGCCATTATTATGATTGTGATAATGGCCCTTATAGCTCGACCCACTAGGAGCTCCTGTATTGTTATTACTTCCAATACCAACGGGGCCCATAATAGGCATGTATGAAGCTGGGTACGTTGATGGACCCATTGGAGCACCATTCGCCATGAAATTAGGAGCACCATGTGGTGAATTATTTCCTGGCGACGGAGTATGCGTATTGCTTCCACGTTCATCTGTCATACCGCCCATGATTGTCATCATTTGGGGTACTGGCGGATAAAACATAGCATGTGGTTGAAAATGCACAAACATACCTGGTGATGCCATAAATGGAGTTGACTGCGAGCCACCGGGACCTATAGGCATGGCCATCATGCTTGGAATACCGCCCATTGGCATATTACCACCCATGGCATTCATAGTGCGCTGTTGCAGTCTTAGTTGTGTTCTCTGAATAGCTGTTCTTTTGTCTGGGAATAAAGTTTTGTGAGATTTTTCAATGGTGCTGATCCATGTTGGTGTTGTAAAATATGGTCTTTCAATCATAAATGGGTCCATACTCTTTGTTCCGGTCGATTTGGCATCATATGCTCGTTTGGAACTCAAGAACATGTTAAAGTCTTGGTTGAAATCCTTTTTCAATCCTTTAGGTCCTTCCTCTCCGAAAAACGATGAGTTGTTGCGTCTCCGGTATGGATTCACTCTACCAGCGGACGGCGAAGCTACCGGTGTGTAACCGCTTTGGGATGAGAACTTGTTTGAGTTCTTACGCAAGTCAGCTTTAGCAGGCGCGGGGGTACTTGGCTTCGAATTCCGACTTGTGGGCTTTGAAGCAGTGGCCGGGTTACTCATAACAGTAAGGTTAGCCGTTGGCTGAGTGGTAGGCTTCGGCGGTAAAGAAGGGTTAACTTTTAACGCCGATTGAGGCTTGGATTCCTCTGCCTTTTTCAAGATGGTCTTCACTTCTTCTGGCATTTTATATGGCACCTTGAATTTCTCAGAAAACTTCTTAAGTTCATCTAGTTGAGTCTTTTTTTCTATAGGACTCTTACTTGTTGGAGGTGAACGACTTTTCTTCGTTGAAGAAAGGATTGCTGGGTCAACATTATGAGGCTCATTCCTTAGACTTGGAGGAATATACTTCTGGGGCCTCTCAGTAGTTGGTTTTGCATTCAGTTTCAATTGCGCCAACAGTTCATCACCCCTACGGTCAACTCCAGAATATTTATCCTCTTCATCCATTTCCCCTTCCATAATAATACCTCTATCTTCAGCCAAGTGAATATTTCCTGATGTTCCCTGTGACTCAATCTCCTTCGCAATCCTTTCTGCCTCCTTCAACCTAGTCTCATAGTTTGGAGCATCCTTGTTAATTTTGGTAGTATAAAGGTGCTCATCAAAGGTAGACTTTATTCCAAACTTTTCTTCGTTAACGGCAAATTGGTCCCATGTCTCGGCGGCATCTTCTAGGGATTCGCCCAACTCAAACGGCCCTGGATCATCCGATGACCATTTCTTTAGCTCCCTTGCTTTAAAATCTGAACTAGCACCTGAAATATCAACATCTGTTCTAAACCCTGTCCGTTTCCGCTCTTCTTTTTCCTTACTGAGGTGTTCTTCagttttcttttttttCAAATGTTCACTCTTTTCGTCCACATTAAGGTCAATCTCCTTCAGTTCAAGCTCTGCTACATCAACTCCTTCGATTAATAAGGTCTCACCAAATTGCTCTGAGAGTGTAGATATATCCTCCTGGTCTATCCCCTTGTCAATCACTTTAggatattttaaaataacaTCAATACCATTCGATGAACTAGGATTACATGCAACCAATATTCCAGAGTACTTAACTCCAGTCAATACCGTTACTACTGCGGTTGAGCCTATACTATTAACCAGCAAATAATTCATTCTTTCACTAAACGCTTTCCTTGTTTCTTCAGTTTCATAAaacgatgaagaacttgcGTCGCCTAGGTTTCTACCTAGTGGAGAAGAATTAAAGGTATTCTCCTTTCTTCTGTTGCTATTACCCTTCATACCTGGCAACCTGATCTATCCGATTACAGTATAGATCTGATATCTGTCGTCATCAAGGTGTTTGTTTCTATGTTTTATCAATACAAATATTTTATAAGGTGGCGTTACCGAAAACTGCACTGTCCCGTATGATACGATATCATGTACATATAACCATTAATTAATTATACAGAGTCTACGCGCTATCAAGCCGTAAGTTAAGGTCTTCTTTATCTATTAAATATGTGGATCGGGTATTCTGGTTATCCTTTATTAAACCATAGGAGTTTGTTACCGCTTTATGCAAACTCGGATGCAAATCCGCCGTTAGTTCTTTTAACAACTCTTTACTGCTTGGATTCGCAACTTGTTCTTCAAATTCTGATGCTGTGCGCTGCTCCTGTATCAGCCGTTCCTCCATAGCCTCCGCACTGTGAAGCTGCGATGCGTATTGCTGTTGAATGTAATTCCTTTTTGCGAATATGTATTCAATGTCAAGGGCGTTCTCGGCTATTCGAGCAGGAAATCGTGAGCGTTTAATGCGAGTCTGTAGCTTACCAATTAAATTATAAAGCATCTGCTCTTTATCTGCACGAAATTTCCCGAACTGGTCACTCCCAAGAGTGCGTACGCACTCAGTTTCGTAGTTGCTCAGTACTTTCTCAACAGCGCGTGTTACATTAGTTTCCATGAGGTCCACTAAAGATCTCACAAGCGTTCTCGGAGGCCTTTTCCACGTCCTGATCTCGTAATTTTCGGGTAGCCTTTGCCTGAGCTCTGATCGCACTAGTTTCTTTAGATCCCAAGGATTGATCTCATCTGGGTTGTGATGTTGTTCATCACGCGAGTTAAACCTTACACGCTTACGTTCCCTAGGAAGAGTTGTTATAATGTCACTCTGATCTTTATCATTCTCACCCCCGAcattattttcttcttgagTATCGGTTTGATCACGTTCTTGCCGCTCATAATTCTCTGCCAATGGGCTACTTGGAGCTTCTCTAACAAAGAGATCTCGGGCTGGTTGCTTTCTATCTAGCCTGAGCCGATCAACGTTCACACTCATCATTGATGAATCATTGTTCAGTACTATATCATCTTCTGTCAAACTTTCCTGATCCGATAGTATCTTGTCTAATATAGCGTCTTTCATAGTAGCCAAATATGCCAAACTATAAAATAATTCAACAACGCGTGGTAAGCTTTACAATCGTTTTAGTGGCCTGTTGATCGCTCAAAGAGACTAACAAGCATCATAGGTGTTACCGTAAAAACTATAAATCTTTATAcattttggtttttttttattttgtAGTCAAGCTACATATTGGAGACTAAAAATCAGATGCCTCGTGAAAGTTCATGTTCTATATTGCAAATATTTTGCGATGATCTTGAAGTTGGGTCTGCTCCCTATACGGCTTTTCAAATAAGATTTACGGTTGCTTCCATCCGTATGAAATGTCTCAGGCATGAATAAGAATTTTACGTGGGTCACTTACACTTGTTATAATTTGAAGTGTATTGCATATAAGGACATATCTATATAAATCGGTTTATTGAATTACACGAtgaaagaagaagagaatTAATAATTATTTGGAAGCATGCTCCTGTAATTCGATTTAACAGCAATTACCTTAGGGACATTTAACCAGAATTTAATACCTGTTACTTAACTTTATTCTAATCAAGGATAACATTGTTAGGTATATAGGAAGGACAAATAACTTACAAAGATATCCAGAGTTGTGCAGTTATGATCCTTATCTTTCATCATTCTTTAGCAATAACTGCAACTCTGTTCTAATATAAACCAAACAAAGATGTCTCAAACTATGGTTAAGACCCAACACTTAAAGCTAGAAGCTCCTAGCATCAGTCATGCCCTATCTGAAGTCGTGAAGACCGAAGATTGGTCTGATTTTGAATTTAAACCTATCCGTGAGTCCACTGTTAGCCGTGCAATGACTTCCCGTTACTTTAACGATTTGGACAAGTTTGCTGTATCGGACGTCGTTATTGTTGGTGCAGGATCATCTGGTCTTTCTGCTGCGTATGTCATCGCAAAAAACAGACCAGACCTTAGAATTGCAATTGTGGAAGCAAATGTGGCACCAGGTGGGGGTGCATGGTTGGGTGGTCAGTTATTCTCTGCGATGATTATGAGAAAGCCTGCCCATCTTTTCTTGCAAGAATTAGAAATTCCATATGAAGATGAGGGTGACTATGTCGTCGTTAAGCATGCTGCATTGTTCACATCCACCGTGTTATCCAAGGTTCTGCAATTCCCTAACGTAAAGCTATTCAATGCTACTTCCGTTGAAGATCTTGTTACAAAGCCAAGTGAATCTGGTGAAGTGACCATTGCAGGTGTTGTGACAAATTGGACCCTAGTCACCATGGCTCATGACACGCAGTCATGCATGGACCCTAATGTAATTGAATTGGAGGGATACAAGGAAGACGGTACCAGAGATCCAACCAAGAGGCACGGAGTGGTGCTTTCAACCACTGGTCACGATGGACCTTTTGGTGCTTTCTGTGCTAAGAGGTTGGCCGATTTGGATGCAAAGCACCAAGTGAAGGGTATGCAGGCACTGGATATGAACACTGCTGAGGCAGGTGTCGTTAAGAGCTCCGGTAGAACTCAAGGTGCTAACTATATATACTTCGCTGGTATGGAAACTGCTACCAAGAAAGGAGTATCACGTATGGGTCCAACATTCGGTGCTATGGCTGTTTCTGGTATCAAAGCTGCCGAAGAAATTCTGCGCCATTTTGCTTAAGTAGGCTAGGTAAATGATGTTGCTGCCAGCTCTTCACGATAGTTAAGTATTTATTGGTGTATTGTCGTTAAATTACTATATTAAAGCTGTAAAAACATTCTTAATGCTCATGAACGTAACAGGTTATGAAATTCTAAAAGGAGATTATAGTTTCTGATAACCAGCAGCCACTTCTTAAAAATCCTCATCAAAAGTGAAAGCGCCGTTCTCAGATTCTTGATTAGAAGATTTCGCCATGACGCCTGCTTTTTGGTAGTCGGAAACCCTCTTTTCGAAAAAGTTGGTCTTACCGACGAGTGAGATGTTCTCCATGAAGTCGAATGGGTTAGTCACATTGTAGATCTTTGGGTTGCCAAGCGCGACAAGTAGTCGATCAGCAACAAATTCGACATATTGATTCATTAGGCCGGCATTCATACCCAATAGTGCAACTGGAATAGCATCAGTAAAATATCTCTTTTCGATATCGACAGCTTCAGTAATGATTTTCTCAAGAATCTTTGGGTCTGGCTTGTTCTTTAGATGAGAGAATAGTAGACAGGCGAAGTCAGTATGCAGCCCCTCATCTCTACAAATCAATTCATTAGAAAATGTCAAACCCGGCATCAGGCCCTTCTTTTTTAACCAGAAGATGGCTGCAAACGAACCAGAGAAGAATATACCTTCAATAGCCGCAAATGCAACTAACCTCTCTCCGAAAAGTGCGTCTTCATCCTCAATCCACCTTATAGCCCAGTCGGCCTTTTCCTTGATCTCAGGGATCGTTTCAATAGCATTGAAAAGAAACTCGGCCTCCTTTGGATCCTTGATATATGTGTCAATTAAAAGCGAATAAGTCTCTGAGTGAATATTCTCCATCATAATTTGGAACCCATAGAAACACTTAGCTTCTGGAATTTGCACCTCTGCGGAAAAATTCTCTACCAAGTTCTCGTTAACAATCCCGTCCGATGCTGCGAAAAAAGCCAATACTcttgaaataaaaaaacGTTCATTATCTGTCATCCGATTATTCCAGTCATGCAAATCTTTAGACAAATCTATTTCTTCAGCAGTCCAAAATGAAGCTTCAGCTCTCTTATATGCATCCCATATATCGTGATATTTAATGGGGAACATCACAAATCGACGTTTATTTTCCTTTAAAAGCGGTTCATCCTGTTCCAACTGCTTTAATTTATGACGATGTACACTATGAGACTTCATAAACTCTCTGTGCTCATCAGTTTTGGAATTCTTCAACTCAGGTTTTTTACCATTATCTTTCTCTAAAGCGGACGCTATATTTTTCTTTGCATCCTTCAATTCTAAACTTGACAATGCATTCGCAGTGACCCTTGAAGGCGTTTCCTTTATTGACATATTGTAACGTACTAGATACTTTGTATTTCTAATTGAAACCGAAGTTATACAATGTTTTACATTCTAACGGGTATGTCTCATCCATCGTTTTTTCACCTATATATATTGCGATGTATGCATTTCTTTTGCATCAACGAACACGAAAAAATGTAATTTCTTTACGTGAATGAAATCAAATATCGCAGGTGACGGGGGAAGTACGCAAGATAAAGGTGCAAGTCGGCAATTGCTAAACTCGAAAGGATTGAAGTTATTTAACTCATCCCTCTGTTATTAGTTTGCACACTTGCCCACCCAGTTTTCTTACGCAGGGattttgatattgaagGATTAGGTAACAATGACCGGGTAATCACGATTTTTCAATTATATAATCAGCTCCGAACTATACTATACAAAGATGGCCATCAACGCAAACACGCTGTAAAAGATCATTAGTGGGTATGCAATGAGGACACGAACATTGTGAAGTTGCAAATAGTAGATGAAGAAGCCCGAAGCAGACCAGGTACACCATACCACTGCTATGAGTCCTAGCACGTAACCGATCCAGTTATCGAGGGACATAAAAATCCCTATCATTGCAAGAAAGCAGAGGGGAAGGAATGAATACCCTAGGATAGAGGCGGTTCTAAGGTAAGAGACAGATTTAACTGATCCCGTTGATGTAGGTGTGGACGACGGAGAAGGAGATGAAATGTCTCCAGCGGGAGCTCCTTTTGGATCGCTCATCAGTTTTAAAAGTTGGTAAAGCGCCAGTGAACCGAATAACGCAACCCCGTATATGTAACCAAAGTGCACCTTGCCGGCTGTGAGAAGCATTGTACCAAAAACTAGACAGAATAGTAGCGGACCTGAGAGATCAGTGTCGTTAAAGATCTCTAGGGGTAAGTTGATGGACGATGTCGGAGTGAGGACGAACTTAGTTTTTGTCATTATGTGACTGAAATTGATGCCTAGTTCTTCTAAAAGTGATGGCTCAAAGGAGTAACCTCTTGTTGAGAATGCATTTAGGATTCCGTTAGGAAGCTGTTCGTTTGTAAAGCTTGCAGAGTTGGTAGCAGGAGAGCTCGTTCCATCGAAAGACATTGAGCCCTGTGGAAAATGGAACTGTTGAGAAGGCTGATAGAACCCTCCATTGGCAGCATTCGCCTGATTGTAGTAAGACATTATGGCGGATTTTATTGCAGGTAATAGTTTCGTGATTGTGTGGTCTTAAAGGTTGAAATCGTTTTGTTATAGAGACCGCATGTTTTTGACAAATGTGCGGGTAACAATATTGAATAGAAAAATTGGTTTAAGACGATTTAGAATCAAAGTTATTTGATCTAATATGTGACATAGGCTGGTTGTATATTATTCCCAGGTGTTATATAGGTTGAGTTAGTGCCAGTTACCATAAGTAAGTGTTAAAAATGGGAATAATAGATAAGATTAAGTCGATAGAAGAGGAAATGGCTCGTACGCAGAAGAACAAGGCTACGGAGCACCATTTGGGTCTACTGAAAGGTAAGCTCGCTCGATACAGACAGCAATTGCTGGAGGAAAGTACAGCTTCGAGTGGTGGTGGTGGTACTGGGTTTGAAGTTGCAAAATCTGGGGATGCTCGTGTCGTTTTAATTGGCTACCCATCTGTTGGGAAGTCATCATTGCTCGGTAAGATCACTACAACTAAGTCTGAAGTGGCCCACTATGCTTTCACAACCTTAACTTCTGTTCCAGGAGTTTTGAAGTGTAATGGTGCGGAA
This window contains:
- the RRN7 gene encoding Rrn7p (Syntenic homolog of Ashbya gossypii AAL140C; Syntenic homolog of Saccharomyces cerevisiae YJL025W (RRN7)) — translated: MSTYIRGPVCGTDNCRSRLWRIIDGRRTCQYGHVMEGDVEFNNEDDDALSGVITRRLNLTTNATGNFQSSLNFSQSQGPSQIHEDDKKLFGVEGKRLFLKCFQHILKEQCKWLMEQHDFPPEYKDTVKLLWLFYLKSLSPASDAEADNIPDLQQLNLSMAASISLLYLACIHLRIPALPSDFIRWSCSMKLPYFRSSHLLPTQWRKQLPSYYLQILDGGPLPVSSQIYRKTASVALKVGFSRNFRNQISVDLLLLRLLLLTALPPEFFIYTKTLVTLVDNPGNFSVPETVPSHPPALHNVPEVRIIAYYILSTSWVLRQPTCIPFIRAWLNHNPQNFSIHSLSAHRQPSHILSLKSRDITSYLDWFQESLLPRYADTLTSSLDQQIYKRKLYAVAPLNPRNPAPTPAPQLPTSFTDSLQETFINVAQDLNESRDTKTRESDAHMSDAVHTRLIQLVSTEFALHSNDLNDAVMALRRHCLRVLRAKRDVI
- the PBP1 gene encoding Pbp1p (Syntenic homolog of Ashbya gossypii AAL139C; Syntenic homolog of Saccharomyces cerevisiae YGR178C (PBP1)), with amino-acid sequence MKGNSNRRKENTFNSSPLGRNLGDASSSSFYETEETRKAFSERMNYLLVNSIGSTAVVTVLTGVKYSGILVACNPSSSNGIDVILKYPKVIDKGIDQEDISTLSEQFGETLLIEGVDVAELELKEIDLNVDEKSEHLKKKKTEEHLSKEKEERKRTGFRTDVDISGASSDFKARELKKWSSDDPGPFELGESLEDAAETWDQFAVNEEKFGIKSTFDEHLYTTKINKDAPNYETRLKEAERIAKEIESQGTSGNIHLAEDRGIIMEGEMDEEDKYSGVDRRGDELLAQLKLNAKPTTERPQKYIPPSLRNEPHNVDPAILSSTKKSRSPPTSKSPIEKKTQLDELKKFSEKFKVPYKMPEEVKTILKKAEESKPQSALKVNPSLPPKPTTQPTANLTVMSNPATASKPTSRNSKPSTPAPAKADLRKNSNKFSSQSGYTPVASPSAGRVNPYRRRNNSSFFGEEGPKGLKKDFNQDFNMFLSSKRAYDAKSTGTKSMDPFMIERPYFTTPTWISTIEKSHKTLFPDKRTAIQRTQLRLQQRTMNAMGGNMPMGGIPSMMAMPIGPGGSQSTPFMASPGMFVHFQPHAMFYPPVPQMMTIMGGMTDERGSNTHTPSPGNNSPHGAPNFMANGAPMGPSTYPASYMPIMGPVGIGSNNNTGAPSGSSYKGHYHNHNNGNRYHRHR
- the OKP1 gene encoding Okp1p (Syntenic homolog of Ashbya gossypii AAL138C; Syntenic homolog of Saccharomyces cerevisiae YGR179C (OKP1)), with the protein product MKDAILDKILSDQESLTEDDIVLNNDSSMMSVNVDRLRLDRKQPARDLFVREAPSSPLAENYERQERDQTDTQEENNVGGENDKDQSDIITTLPRERKRVRFNSRDEQHHNPDEINPWDLKKLVRSELRQRLPENYEIRTWKRPPRTLVRSLVDLMETNVTRAVEKVLSNYETECVRTLGSDQFGKFRADKEQMLYNLIGKLQTRIKRSRFPARIAENALDIEYIFAKRNYIQQQYASQLHSAEAMEERLIQEQRTASEFEEQVANPSSKELLKELTADLHPSLHKAVTNSYGLIKDNQNTRSTYLIDKEDLNLRLDSA
- the THI4 gene encoding thiamine thiazole synthase (Syntenic homolog of Ashbya gossypii AAL137W; Non-syntenic homolog of Saccharomyces cerevisiae YGR144W (THI4)), with protein sequence MSQTMVKTQHLKLEAPSISHALSEVVKTEDWSDFEFKPIRESTVSRAMTSRYFNDLDKFAVSDVVIVGAGSSGLSAAYVIAKNRPDLRIAIVEANVAPGGGAWLGGQLFSAMIMRKPAHLFLQELEIPYEDEGDYVVVKHAALFTSTVLSKVLQFPNVKLFNATSVEDLVTKPSESGEVTIAGVVTNWTLVTMAHDTQSCMDPNVIELEGYKEDGTRDPTKRHGVVLSTTGHDGPFGAFCAKRLADLDAKHQVKGMQALDMNTAEAGVVKSSGRTQGANYIYFAGMETATKKGVSRMGPTFGAMAVSGIKAAEEILRHFA
- a CDS encoding HHR038Cp (Syntenic homolog of Ashbya gossypii AAL136C; Syntenic homolog of Saccharomyces cerevisiae YJL026W (RNR2) and YGR180C (RNR4)), whose amino-acid sequence is MSIKETPSRVTANALSSLELKDAKKNIASALEKDNGKKPELKNSKTDEHREFMKSHSVHRHKLKQLEQDEPLLKENKRRFVMFPIKYHDIWDAYKRAEASFWTAEEIDLSKDLHDWNNRMTDNERFFISRVLAFFAASDGIVNENLVENFSAEVQIPEAKCFYGFQIMMENIHSETYSLLIDTYIKDPKEAEFLFNAIETIPEIKEKADWAIRWIEDEDALFGERLVAFAAIEGIFFSGSFAAIFWLKKKGLMPGLTFSNELICRDEGLHTDFACLLFSHLKNKPDPKILEKIITEAVDIEKRYFTDAIPVALLGMNAGLMNQYVEFVADRLLVALGNPKIYNVTNPFDFMENISLVGKTNFFEKRVSDYQKAGVMAKSSNQESENGAFTFDEDF
- the YIP1 gene encoding transporter YIP1 (Syntenic homolog of Ashbya gossypii AAL135C; Syntenic homolog of Saccharomyces cerevisiae YGR172C (YIP1)), which gives rise to MSYYNQANAANGGFYQPSQQFHFPQGSMSFDGTSSPATNSASFTNEQLPNGILNAFSTRGYSFEPSLLEELGINFSHIMTKTKFVLTPTSSINLPLEIFNDTDLSGPLLFCLVFGTMLLTAGKVHFGYIYGVALFGSLALYQLLKLMSDPKGAPAGDISSPSPSSTPTSTGSVKSVSYLRTASILGYSFLPLCFLAMIGIFMSLDNWIGYVLGLIAVVWCTWSASGFFIYYLQLHNVRVLIAYPLMIFYSVFALMAIFV